A DNA window from Setaria viridis chromosome 2, Setaria_viridis_v4.0, whole genome shotgun sequence contains the following coding sequences:
- the LOC117842321 gene encoding glutamate receptor 2.9, producing the protein MFDVVTYYPSVDQLMNACLNNPLLPCFFHVAAIDLLKHFKVQAIIGPKTSMQARFIIGISNKTNATILSYSATSPYLSANQSKYFVRTALDDASQVPAIASLIQYFNWRQVVLIYEDSDFGRGIIPYLVDALQDADADIPYRSIIPSVPTDDQIKVELNKLKTMQTRVFVIHMSSDIAARLFVLAHDAEMLADGYAWIVTDSVGNMFSTFDQNTVNSMQGVLGVRPYVPQSDKLLNFPARFLSRYRQQNLGAPDPANPNVFHLWAYDTAWAIATGLRKVGPLTLGFKTPSSQKSNNSNDLSMLGVSQDGPGLIDVLGSGHPMAGKKLKIAVPVKPSRNPFVDVKKNLATGKFDVTGSCVDIFETVAQEMPYAVPYEYVPVVDPNIATNLTISYCEICYQISLKKYDAMVGDTTITINRSSYVDFTLPYTESGVQMVVPMKKNWNSSLWVFLKPIEPILRAAFLSVFIFTGFVIWLVEHKESRDFGGGAGKQFVNIAYFCFQALLVVPKDPKLKKWLSKFALINLVLLVWLLEKLYSASLTSMMTAQQLQPMVFDLNQLLSNGDYIGYQGGSFVKDFLKSRKVEEHKIINYSTPDQYAEALMKGSWNGGVAAVFDEIPCLKLFMSKHCRNHVGPVYKTGGFGFVIFFFVLIHQFLS; encoded by the exons ATGTTTGATGTGGTTACTTACTACCCTAGTGTTGACCAATTGATGAATGCATGCTTAAATAACCCCCTCCTCCCATGTTTCTTTCATGTTGCAGCAATAGACCTCCTGAAGCACTTCAAAGTGCAAGCCATCATCGGGCCAAAGACGTCAATGCAGGCGAGGTTCATAATTGGCATCAGCAACAAGACGAATGCAACCATCTTGTCTTATTCAGCCACTAGTCCCTACTTATCAGCTAACCAGTCTAAGTACTTTGTTCGCACGGCCCTGGATGATGCCTCTCAAGTCCCTGCAATAGCTTCTCTGATCCAATACTTCAACTGGCGCCAAGTCGTACTTATCTATGAGGACTCTGACTTTGGTAGAGGCATTATACCCTATCTTGTGGATGCTCTCCAGGACGCTGATGCAGATATCCCATACCGAAGCATCATCCCTTCTGTTCCTACTGATGATCAGATAAAGGTGGAGCTTAACAAGCTGAAGACTATGCAAACACGAGTCTTCGTCATCCATATGTCATCGGACATTGCAGCACGCCTCTTTGTCCTTGCCCATGATGCTGAGATGCTTGCTGATGGTTATGCCTGGATTGTGACTGACAGTGTAGGCAACATGTTTAGCACCTTTGATCAGAACACGGTCAATTCAATGCAGGGTGTTCTTGGTGTGAGGCCTTACGTTCCACAATCAGACAAGCTCCTCAACTTCCCTGCTCGATTTCTTTCACGGTACAGACAACAGAATCTAGGTGCACCTGACCCAGCTAATCCAAATGTTTTCCATCTGTGGGCATACGACACAGCATGGGCAATCGCGACAGGCCTAAGGAAGGTTGGACCCCTTACACTGGGCTTCAAAACGCCATCATCACAGAAGAGCAACAACTCAAATGATCTGAGTATGCTTGGTGTGTCACAAGATGGGCCAGGACTTATTGAT GTGCTGGGTTCTGGACACCCAA TGGCTGGAAAGAAGTTGAAGATCGCTGTGCCAGTAAAGCCTTCTCGTAACCCCTTTGTGGATGTCAAGAAAAATTTGGCTACTGGGAAATTCGACGTGACTGGATCTTGTGTAGATATCTTTGAAACTGTTGCGCAGGAGATGCCGTACGCTGTCCCCTATGAGTATGTTCCTGTTGTGGACCCTAACATAGCCACCAACTTGACCATATCATACTGTGAGATATGTTACCAGATTTCCTTGAAG AAATATGATGCGATGGTTGGGGACACAACAATAACCATCAATCGCTCATCGTACGTGGACTTTACATTACCTTACACTGAATCCGGAGTGCAGATGGTTGTTCCCATGAAGAAGAACTGGAACTCAAGCTTGTGGGTTTTTTTGAAGCCTATCGAACCAATCCTGCGGGCAGCCTTCTTGTCTGTTTTTATATTCACAGGTTTTGTCATATGGCTTGTTGAGCACAAGGAAAGCAGAGATTTTGGTGGGGGCGCTGGGAAGCAGTTTGTTAACATTGCTTATTTCTGCTTTCAGGCACTTCTAGTGGTTCCAAAGG ACCCAAAACTGAAGAAATGGTTATCAAAATTTGCGCTAATAAACTTGGTATTGCTGGTTTGGTTGTTGGAGAAACTCTATAGTGCAAGCTTGACCTCCATGATGACTGCACAACAACTCCAGCCAATGGTGTTTGACTTGAATCAACTTCTTAGTAATGGAGATTATATTGGTTACCAGGGAGGGTCTTTTGTCAAGGATTTCCTGAAGAGCCGTAAAGTGGAGGAGCACAAAATTATAAATTACAGTACTCCTGATCAGTATGCTGAGGCTCTGATGAAAGGGAGTTGGAATGGCGGTGTTGCAGCAGTATTTGACGAGATACCATGCCTCAAGCTGTTTATGTCCAAACACTGCAGGAACCACGTTGGTCCTGTTTACAAGACTGGTGGATTTggctttgtaattttttttttcgttcTGATTCATCAGTTTCTATCCTGA
- the LOC117842843 gene encoding glutamate receptor 2.8, which translates to MAGRARKPPFRLVVLLLHGLASLLPPTSWAQPPPPPPVAASVTVGLIINADSPVGRIARTTIPMALDDFYAAFPNASARVRVLQHDSGGDVVAAASAALQLMTTQGARAILGPQSSVESAFVADLATRAEVPVVSFSATSPSVSASAAPFFARAALSDAAQAGAIAALATYFGWRRVVPVYQDDDYGAAFVPYLVDALTAARAEVPYRCALPVGASRDAVAAAMYRLESEQTRAFVVHTRPGLAELVFAAAAEAGMMAKGYAWVITDGLTGLLGSIDPPQGIIGLAPHAPATPRLRDVRRRWARRFMREHRDADPAQAEMGCYALWAYDAAWAVASAAERLGPGDLSSPQGLVGGKSGPTDFSGLGKSSSGEKFLAAITNTTFDGLSGRFELVNGELAVPAFRVVNIMDNTKDRTLGFWTSKDGLHRKLGGGASASNSGLAPVIWPAESTVVPIGWVQPTSGRKLRVAMPGFVDPGYRPIMHLYVDPATNRTVAGGFVVEVFEAAVRLLPYALPFEYVLVGSMPYDSLVEKVGSGDFDAAVADITITANRSQHVDFTLPYMTSGIAMVVPMRDQRSNRAWVFLKPLRYDLWLVSFVFLIFTGFVVWAVEHRVNREFRGPPSYQIGTLLYFGFSTLYFAHNKELKSNLSRFVVVVWVFVVLILQSSYTASLTSMLTVPQLEPAIGDYASLWHGAGRVGIMNNSFMRASMTRSGFPQSRLVPYRATQSFHEALLNGTIGAVVDEAPYLRLFLKAYCDNFTKTAQTNKTGGFGFAFPKGSPYVADLSRAILNLTESDEMSAIESKWFGDAEGCAAQGSQFTSDSLSFSSFWGLFLITGATSLLCCVVHLVTFLVVQRRWIQELASASHLPWKDRFRMFLKRFDNKDLSSHTFRTKDGGGGSVAGRSANDAGASPAGVAHIAAGSPLSVSNHTYDMSEWSLGTPSPAPAAAGEVELAAGGQAEEVDVAPDPDGISDQIGAGHQAGN; encoded by the exons atggccggccgcgCCCGGAAGCCTCCCTtccgcctcgtcgtcctcctcctccacggcctCGCCTCGCTCCTCCCGCCGACGTCGTGGGcgcagccgccaccgccgccaccggtggCGGCGAGTGTCACGGTGGGCCTCATCATCAACGCCGACTCGCCAGTCGGAAGGATCGCCAGAACCACCATCCCGATGGCGCTCGACGACTTCTACGCCGCCTTCCCCAACGCCTCCGCACGGGTCCGGGTCCTACAACACGACTCCGGCGGggacgtcgtcgccgccgcgtccgccg CGCTGCAGCTGATGACGACCCAGGGCGCGCGCGCCATCCTGGGCCCGCAGTCGTCCGTGGAGTCGGCGTTCGTCGCGGACCTCGCCACGCGCGCTGAGGTCCCCGTCGTGTCCTTCTCGGCGACCAGCCCCTCGGTGTCCGCCTCCGCGGCTCCCTTCTTCGCGCGCGCCGCGCTCAGTGACGCGGCGCAGGCGGGCGCCATCGCCGCGCTCGCCACCTACTTCGGCTGGCGCCGCGTCGTGCCCGTCTACCAGGACGACGACTACGGCGCCGCCTTCGTGCCGTACCTCGTCGACGCGCtcacggcggcgcgcgccgaggTCCCCTACCGCTGCGCGCTGCCCGTCGGGGCGTCCAgggacgccgtcgccgccgccatgtacCGCCTCGAGTCCGAGCAGACGCGCGCCTTCGTGGTGCACACGCGCCCGGGGCTCGCGGAGCTCGtgttcgccgcggcggcggaggccgggatGATGGCCAAGGGCTACGCGTGGGTCATCACCGACGGCCTCACGGGCCTCCTCGGCTCCATCGACCCGCCGCAGGGCATCATCGGGCTCGCGCCGCACGCGCCGGCCACGCCGCGGCTGCGCGACGTccggcggcgctgggcgcgCAGGTTCATGCGCGAGCACCGGGACGCCGATCCGGCTCAGGCCGAGATGGGCTGCTACGCGCTGTGGGCGTACGACGCCGCATGGGCCGTCGCGTCCGCCGCAGAGCGTCTAGGCCCCGGCGATTTATCATCGCCGCAGGGGCTGGTCGGCGGCAAGAGCGGCCCCACCGACTTCTCCGGACTCGGCAAGTCAAGCTCCGGCGAGAAGTTCCTCGCGGCAATAACCAACACGACATTCGACGGCCTCAGCGGAAGGTTCGAGCTCGTCAACGGCGAGCTTGCTGTGCCGGCATTCCGGGTCGTGAACATCATGGACAACACCAAGGACCGGACCCTGGGGTTCTGGACATCGAAGGACGGGCTGCATCGCaagctgggcggcggcgcaagcgCGTCGAACAGCGGGCTCGCGCCGGTGATCTGGCCGGCTGAGTCCACCGTCGTGCCGATCGGTTGGGTCCAGCCGACGAGCGGCCGAAAGCTGCGTGTGGCGATGCCGGGGTTCGTTGACCCAGGCTACCGGCCGATCATGCACCTGTACGTGGACCCAGCGACGAACCggacggtggccggcgggtTCGTGGTCGAGGTGTtcgaggcggcggtgcggctGCTGCCATACGCGCTGCCATTCGAGTACGTGTTGGTGGGCTCAATGCCCTACGACAGTCTAGTCGAGAAGGTCGGAAGCGGG GACTTtgacgcggcggtggcggacatCACCATCACGGCGAACCGGTCGCAGCACGTGGACTTCACGCTGCCGTACATGACGTCTGGGATCGCCATGGTGGTGCCGATGCGCGACCAGCGCAGCAACCGCGCCTGGGTCTTCCTCAAGCCGCTCCGCTACGACCTCTGGCTCGTCAGCTtcgtcttcctcatcttcaccGGCTTCGTCGTCTGGGCCGTGGAGCACCGCGTGAACAGGGAGTTCCGTGGCCCCCCTTCCTACCAGATCGGCACCCTCCTCTACTTCGGCTTCTCCACCCTCTACTTTGCACACA ATAAGGAGCTGAAGAGCAACCTGTCGCGGttcgtggtggtggtgtgggtgtTCGTGGTGCTCATCCTGCAGTCCAGCTACACGGCGAGCCTGACGTCGATGCTGACGGTGCCGCAGCTGGAGCCGGCGATCGGGGACTACGCCTCGCTGTGGCACGGCGCGGGCAGGGTCGGCATCATGAACAACTCCTTCATGCGGGCGTCCATGACCAGGTCGGGCTTCCCGCAGTCCAGGCTCGTGCCGTACAGAGCCACGCAGAGCTTCCACGAGGCGCTGCTCAATGGCACCATCGGCGCGGTCGTCGACGAGGCCCCCTACCTCAGGCTCTTCCTCAAGGCCTACTGCGACAACTTCACCAAGACCGCCCAGACCAACAAGAccggcggcttcggcttc GCGTTCCCGAAGGGGTCGCCGTACGTGGCGGATCTGTCGCGGGCGATCCTGAACCTGACGGAGAGCGACGAGATGAGCGCGATCGAGAGCAAGTGGTTCGGCGACGCCGAGGGATGCGCCGCGCAGGGCAGCCAGTTCACGTCGGACAGCCTCAGCTTCAGCAGCTTCTGGGGCCTGTTCCTCATCACTGGCGCCACCTCGCTCCTCTGCTGCGTCGTCCACCTCGTTACCTTCCTCGTGGTCCAACGGCGATGGATTCAGGAGCTCGCGTCGGCGTCCCACTTGCCCTGGAAGGACAGGTTCCGGATGTTCCTGAAACGCTTCGACAACAAGGACCTCTCGTCCCACACGTTCAGGACcaaagacggcggcggcggctcggtaGCCGGCCGGAGCGCTAACGACGCGGGTGCTTCGCCGGCAGGCGTCGCGCACATTGCGGCCGGCAGCCCGCTCAGCGTGTCGAACCACACCTACGACATGAGTGAGTGGTCGTTGGGTACGCCGAGCCCAGCGCCTGCAGCAGCAGGGGAGGTCGAGCTGGCTGCTGGCGGccaggcggaggaggtggacgtAGCTCCAGATCCTGACGGCATCAGTGATCAGATCGGCGCAGGGCACCAGGCCGGTAACTGA
- the LOC117842123 gene encoding glutamate receptor 2.8 codes for MEIAARTIFLLLFVNLILAHRATVSGAATLNVGVILNLQSLVGKMVRTSIYMAMEDFYAVHRNYTTKMVLHIRDSNANSVQAASEAVDLLENYNVRAIVGPQKSSEATFVSDLGNKSQVPVISFTATSPTLSSGSVPYFLRATLSDVAQVNCIAALIKGYGWREVIPIYEDTDYGRGIIPYLVDALQEFGASIPYRSAIPVSASSDQLEQELYKLMTMQTRVYIVHMSSSIASTLFTKAKKLGMISEMYAWIVTDGIANIINSLNPSILDAMNGALGVKFYVPKSKELDDFTARWNKRFKQDYPNDSPSQLGTFGLWGYDTIWALAQAAEKVNMVDDISHKQRHRKNSTCFGTMGTSTIGPKLLDEILHIKFRGLSGDFDLEDRQLQPSIFQIINVVGQGSQEVGFWTAKHGIIRQLDQNGSKTTNVNSMPDLHPVIWPGELYVVPKGWQIPTNRKKLRVGVRTSGYPEFMKVERDPITNATTATGYAIDVFEEVLKRLPYAIPYEYVALDNADSRSYNDFVYQVHLGVYDAAIGDITIRYNRTSYADFTLPYTESGVAMIVPVKDDTNKNAWVFLKPLTTDLWFGSIAFFIYTGIVIWLLERRINNAELTGSIFRQLGIAIYFSFFADRERVDSILSRLVVIVWVFVLLVITSSYTANLSSILTVQQLQPTETDIHELIKKGEYVGYHNGSYVGDLLEELGFDRRKIRAYETSDDFADALSKGSKMGGITAVVHEVPYIKIFLAKHCKGYTMVGPIYKSEGFGFAFPKRSPMVIDFSRTILSITEGDTIIQIEKKWIGDQHACQNDGAIASPSSLNFKSFSGLFLVTGVASTSALLIALVMFLYNNKHKIRNSISRVQTQGG; via the exons ATGGAGATAGCGGCTAGAACCATCTTCTTGTTGTTGTTCGTTAACCTCATTTTGGCTCATAGAGCTACTGTGAGTGGAGCAGCAACACTCAATGTTGGAGTGATCCTCAACTTACAGTCATTGGTGGGCAAGATGGTACGCACCAGCATTTATATGGCCATGGAAGATTTCTATGCGGTCCACAGGAACTATACAACAAAGATGGTTCTTCACATCAGAGATTCCAATGCAAACAGTGTCCAAGCTGCATCAGAAG CTGTTGACCTGCTAGAGAATTACAATGTCAGAGCCATTGTTGGTCCACAAAAATCTTCAGAGGCAACTTTTGTCTCCGATCTTGGGAATAAGAGTCAAGTCCCGGTTATCTCCTTTACTGCAACTAGTCCCACTTTGTCATCTGGCTCTGTGCCTTACTTTTTGCGTGCAACACTAAGTGATGTAGCTCAAGTGAATTGCATTGCTGCTCTCATTAAGGGCTATGGTTGGAGAGAAGTGATACCGATCTATGAAGATACAGACTATGGTAGGGGCATCATACCATACTTGGTTGATGCCCTCCAAGAGTTTGGAGCTTCTATACCTTATCGTAGTGCAATCCCTGTATCAGCAAGCAGTGACCAACTTGAACAAGAACTCTACAAGCTAATGACAATGCAAACAAGGGTCTACATTGTGCACATGTCATCCTCTATTGCCTCTACTCTCTTCACAAAGGCCAAGAAGTTAGGAATGATAAGTGAAATGTATGCATGGATTGTGACAGATGGGATTGCAAATATCATCAACTCACTCAACCCTTCAATTCTTGATGCAATGAATGGTGCACTGGGTGTGAAATTCTATGTGCCTAAATCAAAGGAACTTGATGATTTCACTGCAAGATGGAATAAGAGGTTCAAACAAGACTACCCAAATGATTCGCCATCTCAGCTAGGCACTTTCGGACTCTGGGGTTATGATACTATCTGGGCCTTGGCACAAGCAGCAGAGAAGGTTAACATGGTAGATGACATATCTCACAAGCAGCGGCACAGGAAAAATTCAACGTGTTTTGGAACTATGGGTACGTCCACAATTGGTCCAAAACTCCTAGATGAAATCTTACATATTAAGTTCAGAGGCCTAAGTGGTGATTTTGACCTTGAAGATAGGCAGCTGCAACCTTCCATATTCCAGATAATTAATGTGGTTGGACAAGGTTCACAAGAGGTAGGCTTTTGGACAGCAAAGCATGGGATCATTAGGCAGCTAGATCAAAATGGATCAAAAACAACGAATGTAAACTCAATGCCTGATCTTCATCCAGTGATTTGGCCAGGAGAACTATATGTGGTGCCTAAAGGGTGGCAAATACCTACTAACCGAAAGAAGCTCCGCGTAGGTGTACGGACAAGTGGATATCCTGAGTTTATGAAGGTGGAAAGAGATCCTATCACCAATGCAACAACTGCTACTGGATATGCCATTGATGTATTTGAAGAGGTGCTAAAGAGACTACCATATGCAATACCTTATGAATATGTAGCATTAGATAATGCAGACTCTAGGAGCTATAATGATTTCGTCTACCAAGTTCATCTTGGG GTATATGATGCAGCAATAGGAGATATAACCATAAGGTACAATAGAACTTCCTATGCGGACTTCACCCTACCTTACACTGAATCTGGTGTAGCAATGATTGTGCCAGTTAAGGATGACACAAATAAGAATGCATGGGTTTTCCTGAAGCCATTAACTACTGACTTGTGGTTCGGAAGCATCGCATTCTTCATTTACACAGGGATTGTCATCTGGCTACTGGAGAGACGAATCAATAATGCTGAACTGACTGGTTCAATTTTTCGCCAGCTTGGGATAGCAATATATTTCTCCTTCTTTGCAGATA GGGAGAGGGTGGACAGTATTTTGTCTAGATTGGTTGTCATTGTATGGGTCTTTGTACTTCTCGTGATTACATCAAGTTATACGGCCAATCTATCGTCAATTCTCACTGTGCAACAACTTCAACCCACAGAAACTGATATTCATGAACTCATTAAAAAAGGTGAATATGTAGGGTATCACAACGGTTCTTATGTAGGAGATCTGTTAGAAGAACTTGGCTTTGACAGAAGAAAGATCAGAGCATATGAAACTTCAGATGATTTTGCTGATGCACTCTCTAAAGGGAGCAAAATGGGTGGTATAACTGCTGTCGTACATGAAGTTCCATACATCAAAATATTTCTTGCAAAGCATTGCAAAGGTTACACAATGGTTGGACCAATCTACAAATCCGAAGGCTTTGGCTTT GCATTCCCCAAGAGATCCCCTATGGTCATTGACTTTTCCAGGACAATCCTCAGCATTACAGAAGGAGACACTATCATTCAGATAGAAAAGAAATGGATCGGAGATCAACATGCCTGTCAAAATGATGGTGCCATTGCCAGCCCAAGCAGTCTAAACTTCAAAAGCTTTTCAGGACTCTTTCTGGTCACAGGAGTTGCTTCAACTTCTGCCCTCTTAATAGCCCTGGTGATGTTCCTCTACAATAATAAGCACAAGATAAGGAACAGTATAAGTCGTGTCCAGACTCAGGGAGGATAG